The Hyalangium gracile DNA segment CGCATCCGAGCGAGCGCCTCCGAGGATGAGGGGCTGGGCGAACTTCCATCCGAAGGTCTTGAAGAAGCCGTTCTCGCCCTGCGGCTGGTAGGGATTCACCAGGTAGGGCGCCTTGTAGAAGTCGCGCTTCGTGGGGGTGTTGACGTGGATCTTGACCTGGCCATGCGCGGGCACTTTCTGTCCACTGAACTCGATCTCCACGGCCTCCTGGGCCGTGAACTCGAGGGCACTGGCGACGAGCGACCCATGCCGGGCGAGCAGCCGGAACAGGAGCTGGTTGCGCAGCTCCTTCCAGGAATAGGGCTCGAAGTGGGGGAACGTCAGTGCGTTCGGGTTGGTCTTGAACTGCAGAGGCATGGCTCCTCTCCGAGATCCCGCAGGCCTGGCGCGACGCATCGTCCTGGCGACTGCGGGCAGGAGCATAGAGAGGGGCGCCGCGGCAGGACATGACCCCCGTGGTAGGCCGCTGCCCTCCGGCGCCGCCTGAGGCGTCAGGGTGTACGCGTGGGCTGAGAGGTGGAGGGGCGGTCCCAGGAGAGGGCCGGCACGTAGCACTTTCCCTTGAACATCTGGGAACCGATCGCCTCGCACTCCTCAGGGTCCAACGGAAGCCAGCAGGCCCCGTTGAGAACCACCTGGCGTTTGTGAGGGCAGCGCCCTTTCGCATCGGGGCGCACCTGCCCGGTTCGCGGCTCGGGAGGAGCTTCCTCCGCGAGCGGTGCGGGCGAGGAAGGCTCCAGCGCCTGCGCCGTGGAGGCGTTCGTCGCAGCCTCTCCGAGCCCTACTGTCCCCGCGTCCCGCGAGCCCGCAGCCGCAGTCCTCGCCTGGGCCAATGAGGCCTTCTCCGTGGACCGCGCGGCCACTGTCCACCCCGCCCACACCACCAGCGCCAGGCCCGCTGCCATCGCGAGCCACGACCACTGCGGACGCATGGCCCGTGGCGGACGTGAGGCCTGCTCCAGCACCTCGGCACACTCCGCCGCCGTGCCGCGCTGCTCGGGGCTCACCGAGAGCAGGCGCACGATGCAGGCACGCACGTTGGGCGCCACCCCTCGAAGCGAAGCGGGCGTGCGCACTCTGCGCACCTGCCAGGCGCCCTGCGCATCCTGAGTCGGCTCCACCCACTCCGGGTACTCCCCCGTCAGCAGCCGGCACGCCACCATTCCCAGCGCGTATAGGTCATCCGCGGGCGTGTGGACGTAGGCAGCCGAGCGCTGGTGCCGACGGCTGAGTTCGAACTGGCCCGCCTCCGGCGAGCGATACAGCGGCGTGCCCAGGCA contains these protein-coding regions:
- a CDS encoding serine/threonine-protein kinase, with the protein product MADAVPSSDPPAPLPAGTQVGPWRVVAWAGQGAYGAVYRAVPVHAQHSPPVALKVALRQGDARFFREAQLLSRMSHPSVPRLRDSGTWQSPEGTLHPWLTMEWVDGVPLYHWAWNPAVSSRQCFGVLAQLARALQALHEMGAVHRDFKGENVLVRHADGRAMLTDFGLGCFPGAERLTPAGVCLGTPLYRSPEAGQFELSRRHQRSAAYVHTPADDLYALGMVACRLLTGEYPEWVEPTQDAQGAWQVRRVRTPASLRGVAPNVRACIVRLLSVSPEQRGTAAECAEVLEQASRPPRAMRPQWSWLAMAAGLALVVWAGWTVAARSTEKASLAQARTAAAGSRDAGTVGLGEAATNASTAQALEPSSPAPLAEEAPPEPRTGQVRPDAKGRCPHKRQVVLNGACWLPLDPEECEAIGSQMFKGKCYVPALSWDRPSTSQPTRTP